In Pseudomonas fluorescens, the following are encoded in one genomic region:
- a CDS encoding type II toxin-antitoxin system RelE/ParE family toxin — MSPRLFKTKRFAIQAAKAWIGDDELREAFTEMLNGQADNLGGGVWKKRLNANRHRSIILAKGGAHWVYQFLYAKKDQSNISPRHLLDLRELAKTYGGLTEMEIQRLLDAKEFVEIPNE; from the coding sequence ATGTCACCAAGGCTGTTCAAGACAAAGCGCTTCGCAATACAGGCTGCCAAGGCCTGGATCGGTGATGATGAGCTCCGGGAGGCATTCACCGAAATGCTCAATGGTCAGGCTGACAATTTGGGCGGCGGGGTCTGGAAGAAGCGTTTGAATGCCAACCGCCATCGCTCGATTATCCTGGCGAAGGGCGGTGCTCATTGGGTCTATCAGTTCCTGTACGCAAAGAAAGATCAGAGCAATATCAGTCCCAGACATTTGCTCGACTTGCGAGAGTTGGCCAAGACATATGGTGGACTGACCGAAATGGAAATTCAGCGCTTGCTGGATGCAAAGGAGTTTGTGGAGATACCAAATGAGTAA
- a CDS encoding DNA-binding transcriptional regulator, which translates to MSKKFKSELSESIHESASALYAIGAISKATMREFDESCLATVPDAIPAQEIKALRERNNVSQPVFARYLNTSASTVKQWEAGDKHPSGMALKLLSIVRKHGLEILA; encoded by the coding sequence ATGAGTAAAAAATTCAAAAGTGAGCTATCGGAATCGATCCACGAATCGGCCAGTGCCTTGTACGCCATCGGTGCAATCAGCAAGGCGACCATGCGTGAGTTCGATGAGTCTTGTCTTGCAACGGTACCGGATGCAATTCCCGCGCAAGAGATCAAGGCATTGCGTGAGCGCAACAATGTCAGCCAACCGGTGTTTGCGCGCTACCTGAACACCAGTGCTTCCACAGTCAAGCAATGGGAAGCAGGGGATAAGCACCCCAGTGGCATGGCGCTGAAGTTGCTGAGTATCGTGCGCAAACACGGTCTGGAGATACTGGCCTGA